One Cucumis sativus cultivar 9930 chromosome 1, Cucumber_9930_V3, whole genome shotgun sequence DNA segment encodes these proteins:
- the LOC101209607 gene encoding secoisolariciresinol dehydrogenase (The RefSeq protein has 1 substitution compared to this genomic sequence) — MSIQLLPAIARRLEGKVAVITGGARGIGEQTAKLFFKHGAKVVIADIQDHLGQTLCKDLGQSSSVFVHCDVTKEKDVETAVDTAVSKYGKLDIMLNNAGVFEESPNFDFLKDDPLTFQRVVNVNLVGAFLGTKHAARVMKPAGRGSIVTTASICSVIGGIGTHAYTSSKHGVLGLMRNAAVDLGRYGIRVNCVSPNVVPTEMGRKLFKVKDGGEFPSFYWSLKNGDILREEDVGEAVVYLGSDESKCVSGLNLIVDGGFTVVNQALCSFRS; from the exons ATGAGTATCCAATTGCTTCCCGCCATTGCAAGAAG ACTTGAAGGTAAAGTAGCCGTAATCACTGGTGGGGCTAGAGGAATTGGGGAACAAACAGCGAAGCTCTTCTTCAAGCATGGAGCCAAAGTGGTTATTGCAGACATTCAAGACCATTTAGGTCAAACACTATGTAAGGATCTCGGTCAGTCATCTTCTGTCTTCGTTCATTGCGACgtaacaaaagagaaagacGTTGAAACTGCGGTTGACACGGCAGTCTCCAAGTACGGAAAGTTAGACATCATGTTGAACAATGCAGGAGTTTTCGAAGAATCTCCAAACTTCGACATTCTGAAAGATGATCCATTAACCTTTCAGAGAGTGGTGAACGTCAACCTGGTTGGGGCCTTTCTCGGAACGAAACACGCAGCACGAGTAATGAAACCAGCGGGTCGAGGGAGCATCGTGACGACAGCGAGTATATGCTCGGTGATTGGGGGAATTGGGACGCATGCTTATACAAGCTCGAAGCATGGGGTGTTGGGATTGATGAGGAATGCAGCTGTGGATTTGGGAAGATATGGGATTAGGGTAAATTGTGTTTCACCAAATGTAGTGCCAACTGAAATGGGAAGGAAGTTGTTCAAGGTTAAAGATGGTGGGGAATTTCCAAGTTTCTACTGGagtttaaaaaatggagataTTTTAAGGGAAGAAGATGTGGGTGAAGCTGTTGTGTATTTGGGGAGTGACGAGTCCAAGTGTGTGAGTGGACTCAACTTGATTGTTGATGGAGGCTTTACTGTTGTCAACCAAGCTCTTTGTTCCTTTCGTTCATAA